A genomic segment from Alistipes senegalensis JC50 encodes:
- the pth gene encoding aminoacyl-tRNA hydrolase, protein MKYLIVGLGNIGAEYAGTRHNIGFKVLDALAEASNAVFTTARYGDIAEVRHKGRTLVLLKPSTYMNLSGKAVRYWMEAEKIPLENLLIISDDIALPFGTLRLRPKGSAGGHNGLKNITELLGTEEYARMRFGVGGDFPKGHQVEYVLGEWSDEERTAMPDRLKVFVDAIRSFTTVGTQLTMTNFNKK, encoded by the coding sequence ATGAAATACCTCATTGTTGGGCTCGGGAACATCGGCGCCGAGTACGCCGGAACCCGCCACAACATCGGTTTCAAAGTGTTGGACGCCCTCGCAGAGGCGTCCAACGCTGTTTTTACGACGGCCCGCTACGGCGACATCGCCGAAGTCCGGCACAAGGGCCGGACGCTGGTGTTGCTGAAACCCTCGACTTACATGAATCTTTCGGGCAAGGCCGTCCGCTACTGGATGGAGGCCGAGAAGATTCCGTTGGAAAACCTGCTGATCATCTCGGACGACATCGCGCTGCCGTTCGGCACGCTGCGCCTGCGTCCGAAGGGGAGCGCCGGCGGCCACAACGGACTGAAAAACATCACCGAACTGCTCGGCACGGAGGAGTACGCCCGGATGCGCTTCGGCGTGGGCGGCGACTTTCCCAAAGGGCATCAGGTGGAGTATGTGCTCGGGGAGTGGTCCGACGAGGAGCGGACGGCCATGCCCGACCGGCTGAAGGTTTTCGTCGATGCCATCCGGTCGTTCACGACCGTCGGGACGCAGCTGACGATGACCAATTTCAACAAAAAATAA
- a CDS encoding DUF5722 domain-containing protein, producing MKSNVLLWAVTMAASGLCLHVAGSPSGSGESEKAAAGNIRDYLHAEFPCAVTQVDAGLESIRVCGRTDGDGPFSLCELMPSGEIGDAGAFRCRLGEKELVFDRTFDRYAMREGVSYDRTLSRWVIVRTGDPENRPVSHARYADRIEPQQLTQPLSPASKKGLGDVHADSLMVRDLDALGITSATVNIRITTFMYSRPGPRRIEHVYGGEKYYFDAGYVGALDETLGVCRDRRIAVAAIILINNAASAADPVIGPLLQHPDYTSEGNYSMPDMSAFRSVRAYAAALDFLAGRYCRPDGRYGRIHYWIMHNEVDSGLEWTNMGPGKPVEVYMDAYVKSMRLCHSIVRRYDAHAWVMASHTHAWAVADNPKTYATREMLEILNDYCRAEGDFRWGLAFHCYPHSLYEPKTWLDEKALYTDDTPIVTYKNLEVLDRWIRSLRNCYEGRLKRPLWLSENGTNSPSYSERDQCEQAAGFAWGWKKIAALDGIDAHVWHNWADHEKEYGLLIGLRKLPKEGREPKEVWHVYRAAGTPHEEEAFRKYLPVIGIGDWNIIRDVPDSCNLSATRRSAF from the coding sequence ATGAAATCGAATGTCTTGTTGTGGGCCGTCACGATGGCGGCGTCGGGGCTGTGTCTGCATGTCGCCGGCAGCCCTTCCGGCTCCGGAGAGTCGGAAAAAGCGGCAGCCGGAAATATCCGGGATTATCTTCATGCCGAATTTCCCTGTGCCGTGACGCAGGTCGATGCCGGGCTGGAAAGCATAAGGGTCTGCGGGCGGACGGACGGTGACGGTCCGTTCAGTCTCTGCGAACTGATGCCTTCCGGGGAGATCGGCGATGCCGGGGCGTTCCGGTGCCGGCTCGGGGAGAAGGAACTCGTTTTCGACCGGACTTTCGACCGTTATGCAATGCGGGAGGGCGTGTCGTATGACCGCACATTGTCCCGATGGGTCATCGTCAGGACCGGGGACCCGGAAAACCGGCCGGTGTCGCATGCCCGCTATGCGGATCGGATCGAGCCGCAGCAGCTGACTCAGCCGCTTTCCCCCGCCTCGAAAAAGGGGTTGGGGGATGTGCATGCGGATTCGCTGATGGTCCGCGATCTGGACGCACTCGGCATCACGAGCGCTACGGTCAATATCCGGATCACGACCTTCATGTACTCCCGGCCCGGGCCGCGGCGGATCGAACATGTCTACGGAGGGGAGAAATACTATTTCGATGCGGGATATGTGGGGGCGCTCGATGAAACGTTGGGGGTTTGCCGGGACCGCCGGATCGCGGTGGCGGCGATCATCCTGATCAACAATGCGGCCTCCGCCGCCGATCCCGTGATCGGGCCCTTGCTGCAACATCCCGACTACACGTCCGAAGGGAACTATTCGATGCCCGACATGTCTGCTTTCCGCAGCGTCCGGGCCTATGCGGCGGCCCTCGATTTCTTGGCCGGACGCTATTGCCGGCCGGACGGGCGTTACGGCCGGATACATTATTGGATCATGCACAACGAGGTGGATTCGGGACTGGAATGGACCAACATGGGACCCGGCAAACCCGTGGAGGTTTATATGGATGCCTATGTGAAATCCATGCGTTTATGCCACAGCATTGTGCGGCGCTACGACGCCCATGCCTGGGTGATGGCATCGCATACGCATGCGTGGGCCGTTGCCGACAATCCGAAGACCTATGCCACGCGGGAAATGCTGGAGATTCTGAATGACTATTGCCGGGCCGAAGGGGATTTCAGATGGGGCCTGGCTTTCCATTGCTATCCCCACAGCCTTTACGAACCCAAGACGTGGCTCGATGAAAAGGCGCTGTATACGGACGATACGCCGATCGTCACCTACAAGAATCTGGAGGTGCTCGACCGCTGGATACGGTCGCTGCGAAACTGCTACGAGGGGCGGCTGAAGCGTCCTCTCTGGCTGTCGGAGAACGGAACGAACTCGCCGAGCTATTCCGAACGGGACCAGTGCGAACAGGCGGCGGGGTTTGCGTGGGGATGGAAAAAGATCGCCGCGCTGGACGGAATAGACGCCCATGTGTGGCACAACTGGGCGGACCATGAGAAGGAGTACGGTCTGCTCATCGGTTTGCGCAAGCTCCCCAAAGAGGGGCGGGAGCCGAAAGAGGTCTGGCATGTCTACCGGGCGGCGGGGACTCCGCACGAAGAGGAGGCGTTCCGGAAATACCTGCCGGTGATAGGCATCGGCGACTGGAATATCATTCGTGATGTCCCCGATTCCTGTAATCTTTCGGCGACACGCCGAAGTGCTTTTTGA
- a CDS encoding FtsW/RodA/SpoVE family cell cycle protein — MYRDEMNDERAAAELARDAAPRRLRRSAPADEACAAEGTAGAREGDEGPRFRFFTGDRVLWIILAALAVISVLVVYSSTAKMAYDAHTARTTAHFLRQQLILLVVSVLVMLVVQRIDCRIYNYLARPAYFLSVALTVAVYFIGATTNGAARWIPLGPFQFQPSEALKVATVLFLAQQLAGRQSKIDKIRIVPTWRFWTWRSSPEQRKIWREGTWPILMPVAVSALVIFPAHTSSAVLVCLASWVMMLIGRVRFGELMKLVGWGAAAIVVVMTLNLGRSETAEGRVSTWIHLWTESQTEKPIEHLSDTERSMIAIYNGGILGEGAGQSAMRVEMIHPESDYAYAFFVEEYGIILAVVLLMLYLWVFFRGIEIFRRCGTAFPGLLVLGLALLITCQALLHIMVTVNLIPETGQTLPLISRGGSSMLFTMIAFGMILSVSRQNDEQSHDRPKNETLYEK, encoded by the coding sequence ATGTACCGGGACGAGATGAATGACGAACGTGCGGCGGCCGAACTGGCCCGCGACGCCGCGCCCCGGCGCCTCCGCCGGAGTGCGCCCGCGGACGAGGCGTGTGCCGCGGAGGGAACGGCCGGTGCCCGGGAGGGGGACGAGGGGCCCCGGTTCCGCTTCTTCACGGGCGACCGGGTGCTGTGGATCATCCTCGCCGCGCTGGCGGTGATCTCGGTGCTGGTGGTCTACTCCTCGACGGCCAAAATGGCCTACGACGCCCATACGGCCCGCACGACGGCGCATTTCCTGCGCCAGCAGCTGATTCTGCTGGTCGTCAGCGTTCTCGTCATGCTCGTCGTGCAGCGGATCGACTGCCGCATCTATAACTACCTCGCCCGGCCCGCCTATTTCCTCTCGGTGGCGCTCACCGTCGCCGTCTACTTCATCGGCGCCACGACCAACGGCGCGGCCCGCTGGATTCCGCTGGGACCCTTCCAGTTCCAGCCCTCCGAGGCCCTGAAGGTCGCCACGGTGCTGTTCCTGGCCCAGCAGCTGGCCGGGCGGCAGTCGAAGATCGACAAGATACGCATCGTCCCGACGTGGAGGTTCTGGACCTGGCGTTCGTCGCCCGAGCAGCGGAAAATCTGGCGCGAGGGCACGTGGCCGATCCTGATGCCGGTGGCCGTTTCGGCGCTGGTGATCTTCCCGGCGCACACTTCGTCGGCGGTGCTGGTGTGCCTGGCGTCGTGGGTGATGATGCTGATCGGCCGCGTGCGCTTCGGCGAGCTGATGAAGCTCGTGGGATGGGGCGCCGCCGCCATCGTCGTCGTCATGACGCTCAACCTCGGGCGCAGCGAGACCGCCGAAGGGCGCGTCTCGACGTGGATTCACCTCTGGACCGAATCGCAGACCGAGAAGCCCATCGAACACCTCTCCGACACCGAACGCTCGATGATCGCCATCTACAACGGCGGCATTCTGGGCGAGGGCGCCGGACAGAGCGCCATGCGCGTGGAGATGATCCACCCCGAGAGCGACTACGCCTATGCCTTCTTCGTCGAGGAGTACGGCATCATTCTGGCTGTCGTGCTGCTGATGCTCTACCTGTGGGTCTTCTTCCGGGGGATCGAGATTTTCCGCCGCTGCGGAACGGCTTTCCCGGGGCTGCTGGTGCTGGGGCTGGCGTTGCTGATAACGTGTCAGGCGCTGCTGCACATCATGGTCACGGTGAACCTGATTCCCGAGACGGGGCAGACCCTGCCGCTGATCTCGCGCGGCGGATCGTCGATGCTCTTCACGATGATCGCCTTCGGGATGATCCTCAGCGTCAGCCGCCAGAACGACGAACAGTCGCACGACCGGCCGAAAAACGAAACATTGTACGAAAAGTAG
- a CDS encoding hybrid sensor histidine kinase/response regulator transcription factor, with product MSIRTSLCILLFSFLSCHTRGGTHDYAARPGSAVSPNPSHLCVRNFCQDSLGYVWIATARGLNRYNGYEFKHFFHDKNDSLSLDNDMIYSLFLDSRHQLWVGTSTGINRYDFTHDRFLRYKMPGPRYVLSITEDSHGAIWATTTSGIGKIDPQNRCVEMVPDENLRAATVSTLVEDKSGNLWAGTHRGLACRNGAVWTPVALDRDKSVTCICPDPQGIFMLGTGSGITLFDPATASFLETPAILASNPALNKAYIHFIREIRPLKYLIGTSADGIFLYDALRQTLQQDPPEYTEPLHSREPLCCYVDRQDNVWIGSFDNGFAVINPQHSFFNLDHEIDGTFKDVFSTRIVEDEHRNLWVGTRYRGLWFYGKDRTVRRYDTSNSPIFKTNNLVEELFIDSRHRLWIAGAEQLAVATYDSDGKIAVLHTIPHRGIGSATITEDRAGNIWFGLASGLFLLRNGTLPGALEKIYSGNISKVYLLSDGRLLFSAFGNDVYTIDSQTMSVSPVKMPSPETSAISRHCIDIFEDSQQRIWFGSYNEGVMYVKGSEYRTLSMADGLPCNDITCIRQDRTGDIWLSTAYGISRIDRDMAITNYFENDGTKGNLFHEKASLLRSDGTLFFTGNHGLTFFDPQVLTRNDRRSPVVIEDLKIKNESVVPAEKGSVLKKPVSCTDRITLSHKHSVITIDYSGIDFLSPRKLTYAYKLEGFDEKWNFVGEYRRASYSNFTPGDYVFQVKAINGDGLESAVPATLRITVKPAPWATWWAWAVYILLLTAAILFFTNLRIKIRLQQERLELEANEHKREQDVNEMKMTFFTNISHELRTPLTLISAPTQQLMRLIDPESSAGKLLTTIHRNCSQLHRLMDQLLDFRKMEDGMLSLKIVRADIAAELETIVNSYRIVAAEKNISVVFSPQVRPLEIWYDPDKIEKIMHNLLSNAMKYTPENGRIEIVAEERSILEVHEHYGIESPQERYLEISVSDNGPGVPEDKLGELFVRYRQIESPAGLRPDYTGSGIGLHYTLRLVEMHRGKIIAELRKPTGMKFSFILPSGDIYSPEEKAGAGIPESDAESPIPADIGRTSEQQDAGKHEYTILVAEDNTELMIYFRQMLGEEYNVIEATDGTRAWEILQSESPDLILSDVVMPGLSGYELCARVKQHPDLSHIPVILLTAKTSMPEQIEGLTHGADAYVCKPFNVEYLLLLIGNQFRNRSKLRSYYFSARSKTGREEPPVKLNAFDRKFMDKLMELLEKSLSDMELNIDEIASEMAFSRTSFYRKLKGLTNMAPADFIRAYRLRRAAEMIEEGSWNLYEVAENVGFSNYTHFSVIFKKHFGVSPKDYRNRGHHE from the coding sequence ATGTCGATCAGAACCTCCCTATGTATACTGTTGTTCAGCTTCTTATCCTGCCATACCCGGGGAGGGACGCATGACTATGCCGCCCGCCCGGGCAGCGCCGTCTCGCCCAATCCGAGCCACCTGTGCGTCCGGAACTTCTGCCAGGACAGTCTCGGATACGTGTGGATAGCCACGGCGAGAGGGCTGAACCGCTACAACGGCTACGAATTCAAGCATTTCTTCCACGACAAGAACGATTCGCTTTCGCTGGACAACGACATGATATATAGTCTTTTTCTCGACTCCCGCCACCAGCTGTGGGTCGGCACCAGCACGGGAATCAACCGTTACGACTTCACGCACGACAGGTTCCTGCGTTACAAGATGCCCGGCCCGCGTTACGTGCTCTCCATCACCGAAGACTCGCACGGCGCGATCTGGGCCACCACCACCTCGGGCATCGGGAAAATCGACCCGCAGAACCGATGCGTGGAGATGGTTCCCGACGAAAACCTCCGGGCCGCTACGGTCAGCACGCTGGTGGAAGACAAGTCGGGGAACCTGTGGGCCGGCACCCACAGGGGACTGGCCTGCCGGAACGGAGCGGTCTGGACGCCCGTTGCGCTCGACCGCGACAAAAGCGTGACCTGCATCTGTCCCGATCCCCAGGGGATATTCATGCTCGGAACCGGTTCGGGCATTACCCTTTTCGATCCGGCGACAGCCTCCTTCCTGGAAACACCGGCCATTCTGGCGTCGAATCCGGCCCTGAACAAGGCTTACATCCACTTCATCCGGGAGATCCGACCGCTCAAATACCTGATCGGGACCTCGGCCGACGGAATATTCCTCTACGACGCTCTCCGCCAAACCCTCCAGCAGGACCCGCCCGAATATACGGAACCGCTCCATTCGCGCGAACCCCTGTGCTGTTACGTCGATCGGCAGGACAACGTATGGATCGGGTCGTTCGACAACGGCTTCGCCGTGATCAATCCCCAACACAGTTTTTTCAATCTCGACCACGAGATCGACGGCACCTTCAAGGATGTTTTCTCCACGCGGATCGTCGAGGACGAACACCGGAACTTGTGGGTGGGAACGCGCTACCGGGGGCTCTGGTTTTACGGCAAGGACCGCACGGTCAGAAGATACGACACCTCGAACTCCCCGATATTCAAAACGAACAATCTGGTCGAAGAGCTCTTCATCGACTCACGGCACCGGCTGTGGATCGCCGGCGCGGAACAGCTCGCGGTGGCAACATACGACAGCGACGGCAAGATCGCCGTGCTGCACACGATCCCGCACCGGGGAATCGGGTCCGCGACGATCACGGAAGACCGGGCCGGAAATATCTGGTTCGGACTGGCCAGCGGACTGTTCCTGCTCCGAAACGGCACCCTCCCCGGAGCGTTGGAAAAGATATATTCCGGCAACATCTCCAAAGTCTACCTGCTTTCCGACGGCCGGCTGCTCTTTTCCGCATTCGGGAACGACGTTTACACCATCGATTCGCAGACCATGTCCGTTTCGCCCGTAAAAATGCCGTCGCCCGAGACCTCGGCCATCAGCCGCCATTGCATTGATATTTTCGAAGACTCCCAGCAGCGAATCTGGTTCGGCAGCTACAACGAAGGGGTCATGTATGTAAAAGGCTCGGAATACCGCACGCTGAGCATGGCGGACGGACTTCCCTGCAACGACATCACCTGCATCCGGCAGGACCGTACGGGCGACATCTGGCTGAGCACCGCTTACGGCATATCCCGGATCGACCGGGACATGGCGATCACCAACTACTTCGAGAACGACGGCACGAAAGGCAACCTTTTCCACGAAAAGGCGAGCCTGCTCCGTTCCGACGGCACCCTATTCTTCACAGGCAATCACGGACTGACCTTTTTCGACCCCCAGGTCCTGACCCGGAACGACCGCCGGTCGCCCGTGGTGATCGAGGACCTGAAGATCAAAAACGAAAGCGTCGTTCCGGCGGAAAAGGGCTCCGTACTGAAAAAGCCTGTCTCCTGCACCGACCGGATCACGCTCTCCCACAAACACTCGGTCATCACGATCGACTATTCGGGAATCGACTTTCTGTCCCCGCGCAAACTCACCTATGCCTACAAGCTCGAAGGCTTCGACGAAAAATGGAATTTCGTCGGGGAGTACCGCCGGGCTTCATACTCCAACTTCACTCCGGGCGACTATGTCTTTCAGGTCAAGGCCATCAACGGCGACGGACTGGAAAGCGCCGTCCCCGCGACACTGAGGATCACCGTGAAGCCCGCTCCGTGGGCGACCTGGTGGGCCTGGGCCGTCTATATCCTGCTGCTCACGGCCGCCATCCTGTTCTTCACCAACCTGCGCATCAAAATCCGGCTCCAGCAGGAGCGTCTGGAGCTGGAAGCCAACGAGCACAAACGGGAGCAGGACGTGAACGAAATGAAAATGACCTTTTTCACCAACATCTCCCACGAACTGCGCACACCCCTGACGCTGATCTCCGCCCCGACCCAGCAGCTCATGCGGCTGATCGACCCGGAAAGCAGCGCCGGGAAACTGCTGACGACGATCCACCGGAATTGCAGCCAGCTGCACCGGCTGATGGATCAGCTGCTGGATTTCAGGAAGATGGAAGACGGCATGCTCTCGCTGAAAATCGTCCGCGCGGACATTGCGGCCGAACTGGAAACCATCGTCAACAGCTACCGGATCGTCGCCGCCGAAAAGAACATATCCGTCGTCTTCTCCCCGCAGGTCCGTCCTCTGGAGATCTGGTATGATCCGGACAAGATCGAGAAAATCATGCACAACCTGCTCTCCAACGCCATGAAATACACGCCCGAGAACGGCCGGATCGAGATCGTCGCCGAGGAGCGCAGCATCCTGGAGGTCCACGAACACTACGGAATAGAATCCCCGCAGGAAAGGTATCTGGAGATCTCCGTATCCGACAACGGGCCGGGAGTTCCCGAGGACAAGCTCGGCGAACTGTTCGTCCGGTACCGCCAGATCGAATCTCCCGCGGGGCTGAGACCCGATTACACGGGAAGCGGCATCGGACTCCATTACACCCTGCGGCTGGTCGAGATGCACCGCGGAAAAATCATCGCCGAACTCCGGAAGCCGACGGGAATGAAATTCTCGTTCATCCTTCCTTCCGGCGACATCTACTCTCCGGAGGAGAAAGCGGGAGCCGGCATCCCCGAATCCGACGCCGAATCCCCGATCCCGGCGGACATCGGCCGGACATCGGAACAGCAAGACGCCGGGAAACACGAATACACGATTCTGGTGGCAGAGGACAACACCGAACTGATGATCTATTTCAGACAGATGCTCGGCGAAGAGTACAACGTGATCGAGGCGACCGACGGCACCCGAGCGTGGGAAATCTTGCAGAGCGAAAGCCCGGACCTGATCCTGAGCGACGTAGTGATGCCGGGATTGTCCGGTTACGAACTGTGCGCCCGGGTCAAACAGCATCCGGACCTGAGCCACATCCCCGTAATCCTGCTCACGGCGAAAACCTCGATGCCCGAACAGATCGAAGGACTGACGCACGGGGCCGACGCCTACGTCTGCAAGCCTTTCAACGTCGAATACCTGCTGCTGCTGATCGGCAACCAGTTCCGCAACCGGAGCAAGCTGCGCAGCTACTATTTTTCAGCCCGGTCGAAAACCGGCCGGGAGGAGCCTCCGGTAAAACTGAACGCATTCGACCGCAAATTCATGGACAAGCTGATGGAGCTGCTGGAAAAGTCGCTGTCCGACATGGAGCTGAACATCGACGAGATCGCAAGCGAAATGGCTTTCAGCCGGACCAGCTTCTACCGCAAGCTGAAAGGACTGACCAACATGGCTCCCGCCGATTTCATCCGCGCATACCGGTTGCGGCGGGCCGCAGAGATGATCGAGGAGGGCTCGTGGAATCTTTACGAGGTGGCCGAAAACGTGGGGTTCAGCAACTACACCCACTTTTCGGTAATTTTCAAAAAGCACTTCGGCGTGTCGCCGAAAGATTACAGGAATCGGGGACATCACGAATGA
- a CDS encoding RNA-binding S4 domain-containing protein, which yields MEEIRLDKYLWAVRIFKTRSDAADAVRTNKVTVNGSYAKPSREVKIGDVIAVRKQAVTYSYKVLDRVSSRQPAKNVPEYCLNITPQEELDKLNMPRETIFVFRDRGTGRPTKKERRELDGLMEEIYYDDEE from the coding sequence ATGGAAGAGATTCGATTGGACAAATACCTTTGGGCGGTGCGGATTTTCAAGACCCGCAGCGACGCCGCCGACGCCGTCCGCACGAACAAGGTGACGGTCAACGGCTCCTATGCCAAGCCCTCGCGCGAGGTGAAGATCGGCGACGTGATCGCCGTGCGCAAGCAGGCCGTGACCTACTCCTACAAGGTGCTCGATCGGGTGTCGAGCCGCCAGCCGGCCAAGAACGTGCCGGAATACTGCCTCAACATCACGCCGCAGGAGGAGCTGGACAAACTCAACATGCCCCGCGAGACGATCTTCGTCTTCCGCGACCGTGGCACGGGACGCCCGACCAAGAAGGAGCGCCGCGAGCTGGACGGGCTGATGGAGGAGATTTACTACGACGACGAGGAGTAA
- a CDS encoding 50S ribosomal protein L25 has translation MKTISVKAVKRSDFGKKAAKAVRREGMVPCVLCGNGETETFSVDPREIKPLIYTPNSYIVEFDIKGKKELAVLREAQFHPVREEILHLDFFRIADGKPVSIAIPVRLTGNAEGVKVGGKLTLSARKLVVSALVENLPDEIVVDVTTLGVGKTIFVGDLSIENLKFVTPASTAVCAVRVTRASRGAAAAEK, from the coding sequence ATGAAAACTATTTCGGTAAAGGCTGTGAAACGCAGCGATTTCGGCAAGAAAGCAGCCAAGGCTGTACGCCGCGAAGGCATGGTGCCCTGCGTACTGTGCGGCAATGGCGAGACGGAGACCTTCTCGGTCGATCCCCGCGAGATCAAACCCCTGATCTACACCCCCAACTCCTATATCGTGGAGTTCGACATCAAGGGCAAGAAAGAGCTGGCCGTGCTGCGCGAGGCCCAGTTCCACCCCGTCCGTGAGGAGATTCTCCACCTGGATTTCTTCCGCATCGCCGACGGCAAACCCGTGTCGATCGCCATTCCGGTGCGCCTGACGGGCAACGCCGAGGGTGTGAAGGTCGGCGGTAAACTGACCCTGTCGGCCCGCAAGCTGGTCGTCAGCGCCCTGGTCGAGAACCTGCCCGACGAGATCGTCGTAGACGTGACCACGCTGGGTGTCGGCAAGACCATCTTCGTCGGCGACCTCTCCATCGAGAACCTGAAATTCGTGACTCCGGCATCGACCGCCGTGTGCGCCGTCCGCGTGACCCGCGCATCGCGTGGCGCCGCTGCCGCCGAGAAATAA
- the murD gene encoding UDP-N-acetylmuramoyl-L-alanine--D-glutamate ligase: MKQIVVLGGGISGYGSAILAKKKGFGVFLSDAGRIADRYKAKLDEWGVPYEEGGHTEERILAASEVVKSPGIPDTAPIVCKIRAAGIPVISEMEFAGRYTGKARCICITGSNGKTTTTSLIYKIMRDAGMNVALGGNIGESFAYSVATGSYDWYVLELSSFQLDGMYRFRAHIGVLMNITPDHLDRYDHCFQNYADSKMRITQNMTSRDWFVYSGDDAVIRDQLPKYDLRMRQLPFMAHAAVASGAGDAFLCDGKFTATAGKASVEIDTAKLRIKGLHNAYNAMAAALATLAAGVAPAKIRRSLYDFAPVEHRLEPVAEKGGVLWINDSKATNVDSVYYALESMTRPVVWIAGGTDKGNDYEPLKAFARAKVRTLVCMGLDNAKLVKEFTGVVPEVVSTDSLEAAMTAAKAAARPGDAVLLSPACASFDLFKNYENRGELFKNWVTEKA; encoded by the coding sequence ATGAAACAGATCGTCGTTCTGGGCGGAGGGATCAGCGGCTACGGTTCCGCGATCCTCGCCAAAAAGAAGGGGTTCGGGGTCTTCCTCTCCGACGCGGGGCGCATCGCCGACCGCTACAAGGCCAAGTTGGACGAATGGGGCGTCCCCTACGAGGAGGGCGGCCACACCGAGGAGCGCATCCTCGCGGCCTCGGAGGTCGTGAAGTCCCCTGGGATTCCCGACACGGCGCCCATCGTGTGCAAAATCCGCGCGGCGGGCATCCCGGTGATCTCCGAGATGGAGTTCGCGGGCCGCTACACGGGCAAGGCCCGGTGCATCTGCATCACGGGATCGAACGGCAAGACCACCACCACGTCGCTCATCTACAAGATCATGCGCGACGCCGGGATGAACGTCGCCCTCGGCGGCAACATCGGCGAGAGCTTCGCCTATTCGGTCGCCACGGGGTCGTACGACTGGTATGTGCTGGAGCTGAGTTCGTTCCAGCTGGACGGCATGTATAGGTTCCGGGCGCATATCGGCGTGTTGATGAACATCACGCCCGACCACCTGGACCGCTACGACCATTGTTTTCAGAACTATGCCGATTCGAAGATGCGCATCACGCAGAACATGACCTCGCGCGACTGGTTCGTCTACTCGGGCGACGACGCGGTGATCCGCGATCAGCTGCCGAAATACGACCTCCGGATGCGCCAGCTGCCGTTCATGGCCCATGCGGCCGTGGCGAGCGGCGCGGGCGACGCCTTCCTGTGCGACGGGAAGTTCACGGCGACGGCCGGCAAGGCATCGGTGGAGATCGACACCGCGAAGCTGCGGATCAAGGGGCTGCACAACGCCTACAACGCTATGGCGGCGGCTTTGGCGACCCTCGCGGCGGGCGTCGCCCCGGCGAAGATCCGCAGGTCGCTCTACGATTTCGCGCCCGTCGAGCACCGGCTCGAACCCGTGGCTGAGAAGGGCGGTGTGCTGTGGATCAACGACTCGAAGGCCACCAACGTCGATTCGGTCTACTATGCGCTGGAGAGCATGACGCGTCCCGTGGTGTGGATCGCCGGCGGCACGGACAAGGGCAACGACTACGAACCCCTGAAAGCCTTCGCCCGGGCCAAGGTCCGCACGCTGGTCTGCATGGGGCTGGACAACGCCAAGCTGGTGAAGGAGTTCACCGGGGTGGTTCCCGAGGTGGTTTCGACCGATTCGCTCGAAGCCGCCATGACGGCCGCGAAGGCCGCGGCGCGCCCCGGCGACGCGGTGCTGCTGTCGCCCGCCTGCGCGAGCTTCGACCTGTTCAAGAACTACGAGAACCGCGGCGAGCTGTTCAAAAACTGGGTGACGGAAAAGGCTTAG